The DNA region CGGAATCATCACTCTCGACGGACATGTAGATGATTGGAAAGATGTAGAAGGTTCAGAATTCTCTTTATTGCCTGCCCTTGATCCAGATGCCGATAAAGAGTACACAGGTGGAAAAATGACTGTCAAGGTATGAAAAGCTGTAATTTCTTTCTCGATTTTCAATTTCCCTGGATTTCTATTGAATCACGCTTTCTTAATACTGGTTCATTGCACACACAGTTATCCAATGTTGTTGACTTAGCTGATAAATATCTTGGTTTTGTACATGTTGCTTAAGGAGTTGTGGATTTATTGCAGGCCTTGCACGACGGTAGTGAGGTCTTCTTTATGTTACATGTTGATGGACCTTACAAATATATGAGAGGGTATGATATGCTCATGGAATGGTGCAATTCTTTTAATTCGTTTTTCTAGCATATATATAAATGACTATTCACATATGCAATATTGATAAGGCATGATTCCATCTCAGTTGATCTCGAGCTGTTTTGGTTTCCATCATGTTTGCATTATCCACATAGATGCttctaaacaaacaaacaaactggAACAAACATAATCCTTTCCTTCCTAGGTACACTTGTGGACTTTCAGCTAGAAGCACTGAAAGTGCATGATAAGATAGCAACATTGAATTCGAAAGGATGGTTCTTTTTTCTATAGACCGGGCTTCTATTATTAGaagaaaatcattttattttatccttGTTAAGATCTTTTCCTTCAAATGATCTTATGTTTCAGTCCATTTTAGGTTTGGTTGTTTTCACCCACCAATCCATTGATACCATAAATTCCCCAACCAACATTGGCATAACCCAACTAACCTTGAACATCTCGCAAATCATATCCCACGTAGTTCTAAAGTATATGATCGATTGTTTCTTCATATTGCTCACAAACAACATCTACTAGTCATTCTGAAACCTTTAAGTTTTATGCAAAAGCAGAAAGTTTAGTGGGGCTTTATTCTTCCACATCTCCATCAATGAGAATCTATAAATAGGCTCATTTGTAAATCCATTACAATCCTTTGTCTTGACAAAGCAactcatctttttttttctttcaatttatcAAGTTGACCGATTCAAAGTAGTCAGCTTTTggttcttctcttcttcctccattgtTAATCTCctcatgtatgtatgtatacaTGTTTCCAGGAATAACATGCCTCCTCCCAGTTAAAGTAATCCGTTAATTCTTGCCTTTAGATATTTGACAAGTTGAAACAATGTAAGATAAATAACCACAGACTTCTCTTTCTTAGGCCAATTATCATAACAGTACAAgattcttttacttttttttaatccaaaacaTAACAAATTATTGAAAGGGACCAAACTTTAATGACTGCCTTCCACAAACTGGAGCCATAAGACGAATGAATTGTCTTGAGAGAATTAAAGTGATTATAATCTGATTTTGTATTAAAGAATATTTCCATAATACAAGTGAAAAAACAAGAAGTAAATCACAGTTTATGTATTAAGTGTTTTTGTTCTCTCAGCTTTCATAGTGAAGACCATAGTTTATTATGTAGAAATTTATACAATGATTGCCACTTAGACAAGTATTCTTGAATTGAAAACATCTATGATCTGAAAATAACTTATGTTGTAAGCTTAATTATAAAAAGAGGAATTCTGAATGTTTTTGGTTTCAACTTTTTGGCTTCAGTGACAGTCACAGATGTGCATCTGTTGCTCTTATGTTTCAGATTGGTGAGAATGCAACCTATCATGGAGTAAGTAGTTTTTGTAAATAATCATGTCCTTTATGAAAAAGTTGTTTTCTTTCCTCGCTATTCCTTCAGTGAAACTAagatgtatatattttataagatggGTGGATGTGGTGAGACAACTGAAACATGTAGCAGCAAAACCTGCCATGGACATGAAGTTGACATCATGCACTTTGCCATTGGAGATGCCATTCCAGGACGACTCTATGGTTCTAATTCTTTAGACAATGGAAATGGAACTGGAGGTGATAGGTGAATTATATTTCCTGCAACCATGTCATTTTCTGCAgtgtaattttttctttttcctatttgtgtataaaaatattttctaagagAAGTTCCATATTTTGCATCACTAAGCAGATTTGGCCATTTAGTTGATGTCTATGCATGGAATCCACACTGCCGTTATCTTGATGGAGTAGGCCCTTCAGGTACCACCTATCAAATCTATTAGAAACTATATTgcaatttaaaacaattagcAACTGAATCTGTATTGTATCGAAAGTTGAAGTTTTCtagaaataatataacaaaatgtCTCTTCGGCACCTAAGGGTCATTTGTACTCTAATCtattgtgatattttattttatttttgtaggaAATGTCTCTGGCGGACAAAATAACTGGAAAGGGGTGTGGTGGCATAGTAGCTTTACTCTTCACtcgggtatatatatatatattctattctGGTAAAATGAGGGTCAGCTATGTAATCTCATTCTATTTGATCCTCAATTtacatatatagtatttttgtaatgattttcttttcttcattGCCAAGAACTAGTCTCGAATTGATGATCCTATTTCgaaactagtattttgtcacaatcacgaTCTAATTGGAAAATTgccaaaattaaaattgagagtaattctttttcatttggtatatgATTCTTTCTAGATCATGTTCAAATCAGTGCATTTTCTAGActatgatccaaattatagtatAATAATCAGATTATCTTTCTAAACATAACAAATGcaaattttctaaaatgataatcaacatgaaaaaaattgatactAAGTTTACAATCTACTTCCATTTTCATATTCAGACTTTTTCCTATATTGTATTTGGTTGAACAACAACAGGTCTTGTGGAGGAAGACAGTCCATATGGAATAGATGGAGAGGCGGGAtcatattattttgagttttcaAGGCCTCTGAGAACAATGGACCGTCTACAGCAGGTAAACAAAGTTGCTTGATGCGAAAATACTTAAATACCCAAAATTGCTTTTCAGCTCCAATTAAAAGGGCATAATGGACAATACACACACAAAACTTTAAAAAACTCTATAAAGAATAGCAATTTTGATGAACAGAATCCATGTTTGTGggagtttaatttgaaattaagttAATGATTTGCTTGTGGGTGTGTAGGATGTGCAGTTCAGTATAGGGGAAAGCAGCAAAGTATCAGTGGGATTTTGGTACCCTGAAGAAGGAAAGCCATGGCATGCATCTGGACATTACTCAATAGGTTGTGATTGGGTAGCCTTTGATATAGTCCCAAGTGAAGCCATTGGGGCAGCAACAAAGGACTTACAGAAGAACCCTTGGGATGTTGCTCTTGCTTTCTCACTTCTCTTCTCTGTAGTCGCATTCTGCCTTTCAGTTTTCGTCGGACATAGATTTTCCACTTTTACTAAGGCCAGGGAACCGCGCTTCATACCTTTAGAAAATATGTAATCGACCCTTAACTTACTTTccacattaattttattgttccTTACAGTTATATATGGAATCTgcttttttgttcatcttcccCCTTCCAAGAAATGATCATTGTGTTGTaggctatatatatattagcaaGGTGCAGTTATTGCTCCCATTTTTAAATTAGGCTATTTTTACCTTCTTTTTGTTAATGAGATtcttttttaacaataatagaTATAAAGTTGGTTGTCTTTATTTGAACTATTATTGATTTCAATGATAGTAGAggcttatatttgttttttcatttagtgttaaaatttatattaatagagttttatttgtcaaataatttgtattatttgtattctaaatttagaaaatttatttgtCTTTAATTGAACTAGGGTGGTCCTGTGAGTTGCATGATTATCTAATGTGACATgttatcaatcaaattaatttcTCTAAAGGATAAATGTTATAAACTTGTTAATAACTTTATTGGTTTAGATAgattgtttaataaatataaataaaataaaaaattttagaaaatgaatttataCCTGCATATATGGGAATAAATATTCACCCAAATAGTTGACATTAGTTtgtcttttaaaatatttctctttataaaaaaataaattgtttacaatactttaatattaaaaataaaagtttatacaaattaatatcaTTCTTTCAAGACCAATCAAACCTACAAAATGgttgattattattaattttatattaattatttaagataaaaaagtatataaaatgaatcaaccaaataaaatatgacaCATTTGCTAGAAATGTTATTTAAAGTGTAaagaataaaacataaaaaaattcaactaatatttttctcatttaaaataaaaataacaaaattctataaaattctttttcaattctttttcaattcttatataaatatcatcgatattttattccttttattttgagttctctcagtaaattcaaattttagcATTACTAATCATTATACATTTTAGTTAGTGATGGTTATCTCTTTTAGATAACAATAATTGTAACTAATGTCAActctcattttattattaatggttAGGGTTAGACTTGTAATGTGCAATATCCCCACTTCATAATGCTTATCACCTcaatatttttaagttatattatgttagtgaataataaattaaatatattttatcttagaTAAGTAATCATAATCAGTTGATAATTGTTATAAtagtcattttaattaaaaagaattatgataatatacaaccaatctttgaatatttaacaaaaacatgATTAGATATTATAAATAGTTCGAAAAagataatattcatatttattgttaaaagaTGAAATAACATCTTATAactttaaacttaaaatagatcaaataaataatcattaacactttgaagagataaataaaaaaatctttgcCATATAACCAAATCcaataaaaagatatttgtATATCTAGTAAAAACAATGCAAAGTTGTTTAAACCACCATATAAGTAAGTActtaataataatcttattCTAAAAAGTTCATAAATAGTGACCTACTTAATTTTGAGTACTTGCACCCAACTAATCTAATTGGTCATGTATCAACTTTTACAATTTTCCGACTACTCATTCTCTATATACTTTGAtctcaatcaattaattgaCTTATCATCGTTGCCTTCTCACGTATCTAACAAATActccattatataatatatctttttataatttctctaatttataaatgaatggtaaattatgtaaattttaattattaaactatttaaaattgttaattt from Impatiens glandulifera chromosome 5, dImpGla2.1, whole genome shotgun sequence includes:
- the LOC124940338 gene encoding uncharacterized protein LOC124940338; translated protein: MMIRVILLFTALVSARIGEVASHEESGVWSCDPQPEIRVEAEFRPGIITLDGHVDDWKDVEGSEFSLLPALDPDADKEYTGGKMTVKALHDGSEVFFMLHVDGPYKYMRGDSHRCASVALMFQIGENATYHGMGGCGETTETCSSKTCHGHEVDIMHFAIGDAIPGRLYGSNSLDNGNGTGGDRFGHLVDVYAWNPHCRYLDGVGPSGNVSGGQNNWKGVWWHSSFTLHSGLVEEDSPYGIDGEAGSYYFEFSRPLRTMDRLQQDVQFSIGESSKVSVGFWYPEEGKPWHASGHYSIGCDWVAFDIVPSEAIGAATKDLQKNPWDVALAFSLLFSVVAFCLSVFVGHRFSTFTKAREPRFIPLENM